A genomic region of Antennarius striatus isolate MH-2024 chromosome 2, ASM4005453v1, whole genome shotgun sequence contains the following coding sequences:
- the mapre1b gene encoding microtubule-associated protein RP/EB family member 1b yields MAVNVYSTSVTSENLSRHDMLVWINDSLQMNLTKIEMLCTGAAYCQFMDMLFPNSLLLKKVKFGAKLEHEYIHNFKLLQGAFKKMMVDKIIPVDKLVKGKFQDNFEFVQWFKKFFDANYEMTDYDPVERRQGQEAVSTANSSTSAFNRAPRKPLNQATQRPPVAKVAPKLANVSTKKPGTGGNDERAELLNEMETLKATIQDMEKERDFYFGKLRSIEVICQEKDGEDDPTVQKITDILYATDEGFVIPDTEETEEY; encoded by the exons ATGGCTGTGAACGTCTACTCAACCTCAGTGACCAGCGAAAATTTAAGTCGTCACGACATGTTGGTGTGGATCAACGATTCTTTACAGATGAACCTCACCAAGATAGAAATGTTGTGCACAG GTGCCGCCTACTGTCAGTTCATGGACATGCTGTTTCCCAACTCCTTGCTCCTGAAGAAAGTGAAGTTTGGCGCCAAACTGGAGCACGAATACATCCACAACTTCAAGCTCCTGCAGGGCGCCTTCAAGAAGATGATGGTCGACAAA ATCATTCCCGTAGATAAACTGGTGAAGGGGAAGTTCCAGGATAACTTTGAGTTTGTCCAGTGGTTTAAGAAGTTCTTCGACGCCAACTACGAGATGACGGATTACGACCCGGTGGAGCGGAGACAGGGTCAGGAAGCTGTATCCACCGCCAACTCCAGCACGTCAGCTTTCAACAGAGCCCCCAGAAAGCCCCTGAATCAAG CCACCCAGAGACCACCTGTTGCGAAGGTAGCGCCCAAGTTGGCGAACGTCAGTACCAAGAAGCCAGGAACGGGAGGAAACGACGAGAGGGCGGAGCTCCTCAACGAG ATGGAGACGCTGAAAGCGACCATCCAGGAcatggagaaggagagggacttttattttggtaagCTGCGGAGCATCGAGGTGATTTGCCAGGAGAAGGACGGAGAGGATGACCCCACGGTGCAGAAGATCACAGACATCCTGTACGCCACAGAT GAGGGATTCGTGATCCCGGACACTGAGGAAACAGAGGAGTATTAA
- the LOC137605161 gene encoding L-rhamnose-binding lectin SML-like, translating to MTCFRTSGALVLAACLFVTKVSTESVITCEDNNSVLRMSCDSGVISLRTALYGREDAQICSVGRPPQQLANTNCAQQDTVNILRKNCEGKRWCELNPASVRVSDPCPGTYKYLEANYTCFPALHVVLCEHSMTRLYCDVGQVIMVYGAYYGRRDHTTCSDRRPKPQLENVECSNPVSKVEESCKGKNQCLIHASNTVFGDPCVGTFKYLEVAYACQYPV from the exons ATGACATGCTTCAGGACCAGCGGCGCCCTCG TGCTGGCAGCCTGTTTGTTTGTAACAAAAG TTTCGACGGAATCCGTTATCACTTGTGAAGACAACAACTCGGTTCTACGCATGAGCTGTG ACAGTGGAGTGATCAGTCTGAGGACAGCTCTTTATGGACGGGAAGACGCCCAAATCTGCAGCGTGGGCAGACCTCCGCAACAACTGGCCAACACAAACTGCGCTCAGCAGGACACCGTCAACATCCTCAGGAAAAA CTGTGAAGGAAAAAGATGGTGTGAACTGAACCCTGCGTCGGTCCGCGTATCGGATCCCTGTCCCGGGACCTACAAGTACCTGGAGGCCAACTACACCTGCTTCCCTGCAT TGCATGTTGTTTTATGTGAACACTCCATGACGCGGCTGTATTGCG ACGTGGGGCAGGTCATCATGGTGTATGGCGCCTACTACGGACGCCGTGACCACACCACGTGTTCGGACAGACGTCCCAAACCTCAGCTGGAGAACGTGGAATGCTCCAACCCCGTGAGCAAAGTGGAGGAAAG CTGCAAAGGGAAGAACCAGTGTTTGATCCACGCCAGCAACACGGTGTTTGGAGACCCCTGTGTGGGAACGTTCAAGTACCTGGAGGTGGCCTACGCCTGCCAGT ATCCTGTGTGA
- the LOC137605166 gene encoding ras-related protein Rab-7L1-like isoform X2 → MDFSVKVLHWSDTEKVRLQLWDIAGQERFISMNRIYYKGASGCVVMFDVTRSSSFLSCHHWKQDLDSKIMLPNGDQIPCILLANKCDLPQRVVSADSIKRFSRDNGFLACMETSVKDNKNIGEAMRRLVQEILSVCSGHEPLRTKGDVDLQRLSEDGSRGGICC, encoded by the exons A TGGACTTTTCCGTGAAGGTGCTGCACTGGTCGGATACTGAAAAAGTCAGACTGCAACTTTGGGACATAGCag GCCAGGAGCGTTTCATCTCCATGAACAGGATCTATTATAAAGGTGCGTCGGGTTGTGTGGTCATGTTTGACGTCACCAGGTCGTCCAGCTTCCTTAGCTGTCACCATTGGAAACAGGACCTGGATAGCAAGATCATGCTACCCAATGGAGATCAGATCCCCTGCATTCTGCTGGCCAATAAG TGTGACCTCCCCCAGCGTGTTGTTTCAGCAGATAGCATCAAACGCTTCAGTCGGGACAACGGCTTCCTGGCGTGTATGGAGACTTCGGTCAAAGATAACAAGAACATTGGAGAAGCCATGAG GAGGCTGGTGCAGGAGATTCTGTCAGTTTGCTCCGGTCATGAACCGCTCCGAACTAAAGGAGACGTGGATCTTCAGCGGTTGTCAGAGGACGGCAGCAGAGGAGGAATCTGCTGCTGA
- the LOC137605166 gene encoding ras-related protein Rab-7L1-like isoform X1, which yields MNEHQLKILIVGDAEVGKSSFVRRYVSGHFSPTYKMTMGVDFSVKVLHWSDTEKVRLQLWDIAGQERFISMNRIYYKGASGCVVMFDVTRSSSFLSCHHWKQDLDSKIMLPNGDQIPCILLANKCDLPQRVVSADSIKRFSRDNGFLACMETSVKDNKNIGEAMRRLVQEILSVCSGHEPLRTKGDVDLQRLSEDGSRGGICC from the exons atgAATGAGCATCAGCTGAAAATCCTGATCGTTGGTGACGCAGAGGTCGGGAAATCGTCATTTGTGCGTCGTTACGTCAGCGGACATTTCAGCCCGACGTACAAGATGACGATGGGAG TGGACTTTTCCGTGAAGGTGCTGCACTGGTCGGATACTGAAAAAGTCAGACTGCAACTTTGGGACATAGCag GCCAGGAGCGTTTCATCTCCATGAACAGGATCTATTATAAAGGTGCGTCGGGTTGTGTGGTCATGTTTGACGTCACCAGGTCGTCCAGCTTCCTTAGCTGTCACCATTGGAAACAGGACCTGGATAGCAAGATCATGCTACCCAATGGAGATCAGATCCCCTGCATTCTGCTGGCCAATAAG TGTGACCTCCCCCAGCGTGTTGTTTCAGCAGATAGCATCAAACGCTTCAGTCGGGACAACGGCTTCCTGGCGTGTATGGAGACTTCGGTCAAAGATAACAAGAACATTGGAGAAGCCATGAG GAGGCTGGTGCAGGAGATTCTGTCAGTTTGCTCCGGTCATGAACCGCTCCGAACTAAAGGAGACGTGGATCTTCAGCGGTTGTCAGAGGACGGCAGCAGAGGAGGAATCTGCTGCTGA
- the LOC137605166 gene encoding ras-related protein Rab-7L1-like isoform X4 — MNRIYYKGASGCVVMFDVTRSSSFLSCHHWKQDLDSKIMLPNGDQIPCILLANKCDLPQRVVSADSIKRFSRDNGFLACMETSVKDNKNIGEAMRRLVQEILSVCSGHEPLRTKGDVDLQRLSEDGSRGGICC, encoded by the exons ATGAACAGGATCTATTATAAAGGTGCGTCGGGTTGTGTGGTCATGTTTGACGTCACCAGGTCGTCCAGCTTCCTTAGCTGTCACCATTGGAAACAGGACCTGGATAGCAAGATCATGCTACCCAATGGAGATCAGATCCCCTGCATTCTGCTGGCCAATAAG TGTGACCTCCCCCAGCGTGTTGTTTCAGCAGATAGCATCAAACGCTTCAGTCGGGACAACGGCTTCCTGGCGTGTATGGAGACTTCGGTCAAAGATAACAAGAACATTGGAGAAGCCATGAG GAGGCTGGTGCAGGAGATTCTGTCAGTTTGCTCCGGTCATGAACCGCTCCGAACTAAAGGAGACGTGGATCTTCAGCGGTTGTCAGAGGACGGCAGCAGAGGAGGAATCTGCTGCTGA
- the tmem81 gene encoding transmembrane protein 81, whose product MLLVEIPRWMLGLHFLLVLLHLPPLVRLQEEDKPSLEVIVHSTPCSTTCGLGMKNQTLCLLKDTEAAIDEVAGQKDGGEVSEDCRVRSVTCVESSECGLTTSTVTTGQRVEMDCLGEVMKARGRFSWRVLWRFARGVITSDESLFSRVKAPLLDRVVLDPVREENAGTYRCRVMDSAFREVKRIYWGVRVIPADFLNLDYESSLAHWDTQQNQTLLDLLDQITPLYQTVLISFGIACLAAGTILSCLYCLLLKKHSTRPLKKR is encoded by the exons ATGTTGCTCGTCGAAATACCACGCTGGATGTTAGGGCTTCACTTCCTACTCgtcctcctccatcttcctccactGGTTCGACTGCAGGAGGAGGACAAGCCGTCGTTGGAGGTCATCGTCCACAGCACCCCCTGCAGCACCACCTGTGGGCTGGGCATGAAGAATCAAACCCTGTGCCTGCTGAAGGACACCGAAGCGGCCATAGACGAAGTGGCGGGACAAAAAGATGGAGGCGAG GTGTCGGAGGATTGCCGGGTCCGTAgcgtgacgtgtgtggagtcgTCCGAGTGTGGGCTCACCACCTCGACCGTGACCACAGGACAGCGAGTGGAGATGGACTGTCTGGGGGAAGTCATGAAGGCCAGGGGGAGGTTCTCCTGGAG AGTGTTGTGGCGTTTCGCTCGAGGAGTCATCACCTCCGATGAATCTCTGTTCTCTCGAGTGAAGGCCCCCCTGCTGGACCGGGTGGTCCTGGACCCCGTCCGCGAGGAGAACGCAG GTACGTATCGCTGTCGAGTGATGGACTCTGCCTTCCGCGAGGTCAAGCGGATTTACTGGGGCGTCCGGGTTATACCCGCTGATTTTCTCAATCTGGATTATGAGAGCTCCCTGGCCCATTGGGACACCCAGCAGAACCAGACCCTGTTGGACCTGCTGGACCAGATCACACCTCTTTACCAAACG GTGCTGATCAGTTTTGGCATCGCCTGTCTCGCCGCCGGAACCATCCTGTCCTGCCTCTACTGCCTCTTATTGAAGAAACATTCCACCAGGCCGCTCAAAAAACGTTGA